From the genome of Spirosomataceae bacterium TFI 002, one region includes:
- a CDS encoding WbqC-like protein family protein yields the protein MKLAIMQPYIFPYLGYYQLVNLADTFYFYDDVNFIKKGWINKNNILNVDKPLSFTIPLQGASQNKLINEIETAFDRKWLDKFYKTLEQSYKKAPFYEQGISLVKKVMEGNHSNVAELAANSVVEVANFLGFETVFKTSSIHDSNQSHKAQERILAMALAEGANHYINPIGGQEIYDKELFASNDVKLNFIKANGIVYSQFKEPFVPYLSVIDALMFLDKKGINDLMPFFELV from the coding sequence ATGAAGCTTGCAATTATGCAGCCCTATATTTTCCCATATTTGGGATATTACCAATTGGTTAATCTGGCTGATACTTTTTATTTCTACGACGATGTCAACTTTATTAAAAAAGGGTGGATCAATAAGAACAATATACTCAATGTTGATAAGCCATTGTCGTTCACAATTCCTCTTCAAGGGGCTAGTCAAAATAAGCTGATTAATGAGATTGAAACTGCCTTTGATCGTAAATGGCTAGATAAATTTTATAAAACACTTGAGCAGTCCTATAAAAAAGCACCATTCTACGAACAAGGGATTTCTTTGGTGAAAAAGGTAATGGAAGGCAATCACTCAAATGTGGCTGAACTAGCCGCAAACAGTGTTGTGGAGGTTGCAAACTTTCTCGGTTTTGAAACAGTATTTAAAACAAGTTCTATCCATGATAGCAACCAGAGCCATAAAGCACAGGAACGTATCCTAGCAATGGCTTTAGCCGAAGGAGCAAATCATTATATTAATCCTATTGGTGGTCAAGAAATATATGATAAAGAGCTTTTTGCATCAAATGATGTAAAACTAAACTTTATAAAGGCAAATGGAATCGTCTATTCTCAGTTCAAAGAGCCATTTGTGCCATATTTATCAGTCATAGATGCCTTAATGTTTTTGGACAAAAAAGGAATAAATGATTTGATGCCTTTTTTCGAGCTAGTTTAG
- a CDS encoding sugar O-acyltransferase, sialic acid O-acetyltransferase NeuD family produces MAKVVIFGNTLTAELAHYYLLNDSPHEVVAFTVQKEYITDDTYHGLPVVPFETVEEVYSPQEYKFFAPLTERKMNQLREDIYNEGKAKGYSFISYISSKATVLTEDIGDNCFILEDNTIQPFVKIGNNCVLWSGNHIGHHGVIGDHVFFTSHVVLSGRCTVGNNCFFGVNATIRDKATLGKGTLIAMGANLTKQLTSDWSIWKGNPAKEAGVLSKDINI; encoded by the coding sequence ATGGCAAAAGTTGTAATTTTTGGAAATACGCTCACTGCTGAGCTCGCACACTATTACCTTCTCAATGATTCACCCCATGAAGTAGTGGCCTTTACTGTACAAAAGGAATACATTACTGATGATACTTATCATGGACTCCCTGTAGTTCCATTCGAAACTGTAGAAGAAGTATATTCTCCTCAGGAGTATAAATTCTTTGCTCCACTTACCGAAAGGAAAATGAATCAGTTGAGAGAGGATATTTACAATGAGGGCAAAGCGAAGGGGTATAGCTTTATTTCTTATATAAGCTCAAAAGCAACAGTGCTGACAGAGGATATAGGTGACAACTGCTTTATTTTAGAAGATAACACTATCCAGCCATTTGTTAAAATTGGGAACAATTGCGTGCTTTGGTCTGGTAACCATATTGGTCATCATGGAGTGATTGGAGACCATGTATTTTTTACTTCGCACGTAGTATTATCAGGTCGTTGTACTGTAGGTAATAATTGTTTTTTTGGAGTAAATGCCACTATTAGAGATAAGGCTACTTTAGGTAAAGGAACACTTATCGCGATGGGGGCAAATTTAACAAAGCAGCTAACAAGCGATTGGTCGATTTGGAAAGGAAACCCAGCAAAAGAAGCTGGAGTTTTAAGTAAAGACATTAATATTTGA
- a CDS encoding Glycosyl transferase family 2 encodes MDSEGQGLDMLFTNNESLLNELNKNEFTNYKLQKPLVSICLITYNHARFLKISLDSIFSQKTDFDFEVIIGDDCSQDGTQEIIKPYLEQFPDKVKCFFHPKNLSKTYTQFTPGKLNFVHGLYNCSGKYVVHVEGDDYFTSELKLQTQVDFMESNPTYAACFHNSLMKFEDGSSQIDYLINPPDQKSVITAEDLLAEREMWFMATAAVMFKREVVNHLADWFGRSKSGDIPLYVLLSQIGPIGYIPKEMSVYRRHDAGMSYTDNRHHADFVLNRMFMYKHLNRQTKKKYNHLIKPIQAEFYEFLAESDRYQHSTFNRMKFMIRSMWMGGTGGELKDKLEKMFSPADLLKLKRILNKLKIIG; translated from the coding sequence ATGGATTCGGAAGGTCAGGGTTTGGATATGCTGTTTACCAACAATGAGTCGCTTCTTAATGAACTCAATAAAAATGAGTTTACAAATTACAAGCTACAAAAGCCATTAGTAAGTATTTGCTTGATTACTTATAATCATGCACGGTTTTTAAAAATCAGTCTTGATTCGATTTTTTCGCAAAAGACAGATTTTGATTTCGAAGTTATTATAGGAGATGACTGTTCTCAGGATGGAACACAGGAGATTATTAAACCCTATTTGGAACAATTTCCAGATAAAGTTAAGTGCTTTTTTCATCCCAAAAACTTGAGCAAAACGTATACACAGTTTACTCCTGGAAAATTGAACTTTGTCCACGGTTTGTATAATTGCTCTGGTAAATATGTTGTGCATGTAGAAGGAGACGATTACTTTACAAGCGAGCTCAAGCTACAAACTCAGGTAGATTTCATGGAATCCAACCCGACTTATGCAGCATGTTTTCACAACTCATTAATGAAGTTTGAGGATGGAAGTTCTCAAATAGATTACCTGATCAATCCTCCAGATCAAAAAAGCGTTATCACGGCCGAAGATTTACTTGCTGAGCGTGAAATGTGGTTTATGGCTACTGCAGCTGTAATGTTTAAGAGAGAGGTTGTGAATCATCTGGCTGATTGGTTTGGGAGATCAAAAAGTGGCGACATACCTTTATATGTTCTTCTTTCGCAAATAGGCCCTATAGGATATATTCCGAAAGAAATGAGTGTATATCGCAGGCATGACGCAGGAATGAGCTATACGGATAACAGACATCATGCAGACTTTGTATTGAATCGGATGTTCATGTATAAGCATTTGAACAGGCAAACGAAAAAGAAATATAATCATCTGATAAAACCCATTCAAGCTGAGTTTTATGAGTTTTTGGCTGAGTCAGACAGGTATCAACATTCCACCTTTAATCGAATGAAATTTATGATTAGGTCTATGTGGATGGGAGGAACTGGCGGTGAACTGAAAGACAAGTTGGAGAAAATGTTCTCTCCCGCAGACTTATTAAAATTGAAAAGAATACTCAACAAACTTAAAATTATAGGTTAA
- a CDS encoding Protoporphyrinogen oxidase — MLTIVGGGMTGLAAAYLAAKAGEKVTIVEGSDKIGGLLNTFEIGGNQLEHYYHHFFTQDAELHWLLKELGIADQTVYKKTTMGVFRNGKIYNFNGPLDLLKFSPVNIFDKVRFGLTSIFLGKFAKWRENENVSTLQWFYKWAGKGMTDALWRPMLEIKFGPYADKVPLAWMIGRLAQRLNSRKGGDERLAYINGSWKTLLDTIKAKLTEMGVEILTNQPLEEIIQENGSVKAIRTRDRKIEGGKFLVTIPSIYFDKVKGLPLAFGGKDVEYFGAVCTILELKESLSSIYWMNVADEGFPFGGVIEHTNMIDKSEYNGSHIVYLSRYFAMSEDLANMNQEEIKARMIPPLKRINPDFSEDWIKNVFVFKTNTAATVCDLNFSQKVPSCKTELENLYVANMTHIYPDERSTNNSIRVAAEACKVMGIDASQVPYGASLSGQIAF; from the coding sequence ATGCTAACAATAGTAGGTGGAGGAATGACTGGTTTGGCTGCAGCATATTTAGCTGCAAAAGCTGGTGAAAAAGTCACAATAGTAGAGGGAAGCGACAAGATTGGTGGTTTATTGAATACTTTTGAAATAGGAGGAAACCAACTTGAGCACTATTACCACCACTTTTTTACGCAAGATGCTGAGCTTCACTGGTTGTTGAAAGAACTTGGTATTGCAGATCAAACCGTATACAAGAAAACCACAATGGGGGTTTTTAGGAACGGGAAAATCTATAATTTCAATGGACCACTTGATCTACTTAAGTTTTCTCCAGTTAATATTTTTGACAAAGTTAGATTTGGACTTACTTCTATCTTCCTAGGCAAATTTGCAAAATGGAGAGAGAACGAAAATGTGTCAACACTTCAATGGTTTTATAAATGGGCAGGTAAGGGAATGACTGATGCCCTTTGGAGACCGATGCTTGAAATCAAGTTTGGCCCATATGCCGATAAAGTACCTTTGGCATGGATGATAGGTCGTTTGGCACAGAGACTGAACTCTCGTAAAGGTGGGGACGAAAGGTTAGCCTATATAAATGGAAGTTGGAAAACACTTTTAGATACAATAAAGGCCAAACTTACTGAAATGGGAGTTGAAATACTCACAAATCAGCCTCTGGAAGAAATTATTCAAGAAAATGGATCAGTAAAAGCTATTAGAACTAGAGATCGTAAAATAGAAGGAGGGAAGTTTTTAGTCACGATTCCATCTATTTACTTTGATAAGGTAAAGGGCTTGCCTTTAGCTTTTGGCGGGAAAGATGTTGAGTATTTTGGTGCGGTATGTACAATTTTAGAGCTTAAAGAATCTCTGAGCTCAATATATTGGATGAATGTAGCTGATGAAGGTTTTCCATTTGGTGGAGTAATAGAGCACACAAATATGATTGACAAAAGCGAGTATAATGGCTCACATATTGTCTATTTGTCTCGATATTTCGCAATGAGCGAAGACCTTGCAAATATGAACCAAGAAGAAATAAAAGCTCGAATGATTCCTCCATTGAAACGAATCAATCCAGATTTCTCCGAAGACTGGATCAAAAATGTATTTGTTTTTAAAACCAATACAGCCGCCACGGTATGTGATCTTAACTTCTCACAGAAAGTACCTTCATGCAAAACAGAACTGGAGAATCTTTATGTTGCCAATATGACACATATCTATCCTGACGAAAGGAGTACAAACAACTCAATTCGTGTTGCCGCTGAAGCTTGCAAAGTCATGGGAATTGATGCTTCGCAAGTTCCTTACGGAGCTTCACTTTCTGGTCAAATTGCGTTTTGA
- a CDS encoding prolipoprotein diacylglyceryl transferase, which produces MTLAQIVWDVDPTIFKIGSFELRWYGLFFAGGFLVGYQIMTKIFKTEGKSEKDMDALLITMILSTVLGARIGHYVFYEGNHFSEDPLKFIADMLIPPYAGLASHGAGFGIVFALWLYARNRKDQTYLWIVDRIAIVVALTGFFIRFGNLMNSEIVGKPTDVPWAFTFMKNFEYLPAVPRHPSQLYEALSCLVLFFILYAIWNKYKSKTPDGLLSGIFFIWIFGLRFFYEFLKENQVAFEEGMKLNMGQILSIPMVLFGIFLLMKGLKNKKMADQNAI; this is translated from the coding sequence ATGACCTTAGCTCAGATAGTATGGGATGTTGATCCAACCATTTTTAAAATAGGAAGCTTCGAATTACGATGGTACGGCTTGTTTTTCGCTGGTGGTTTTTTGGTAGGCTATCAAATAATGACCAAGATATTCAAAACTGAAGGCAAATCTGAAAAAGACATGGATGCCTTACTCATTACCATGATACTTTCAACAGTTTTGGGTGCTCGTATTGGTCATTACGTATTTTATGAAGGAAATCACTTCTCAGAAGACCCATTAAAATTTATTGCCGACATGCTCATTCCTCCGTACGCTGGTCTGGCTAGTCATGGTGCTGGTTTTGGAATTGTATTCGCTTTATGGCTATACGCTAGAAATAGAAAAGATCAAACTTACCTATGGATTGTTGATAGAATAGCGATAGTAGTTGCCTTAACGGGATTCTTTATACGTTTTGGAAACTTGATGAACTCCGAGATTGTAGGTAAGCCAACTGATGTGCCATGGGCATTTACGTTCATGAAAAACTTCGAATACCTACCTGCGGTACCTCGTCATCCTTCGCAATTATATGAGGCCCTCTCTTGCCTGGTATTATTCTTTATTTTGTACGCTATATGGAACAAATACAAATCTAAGACACCAGACGGACTGCTTTCTGGTATTTTCTTTATTTGGATATTTGGACTTAGGTTCTTTTACGAATTTTTGAAAGAAAATCAGGTAGCATTTGAAGAAGGTATGAAGCTGAACATGGGTCAGATACTTAGTATCCCTATGGTCTTATTCGGAATATTCCTGCTAATGAAAGGACTCAAAAACAAGAAGATGGCTGATCAAAACGCAATTTGA
- a CDS encoding N-acetyl-gamma-glutamyl-phosphate reductase, producing MDPIKVGIIGGAGYTGGELLRILIYHPNVEVVFVNSTSQNGKKVWETHKDLFGSTDLVFTNEQNFKLADVLFLCSGHGFSVKFFKENAVSSKIKIVDLSADFRDESDDFVYGLPELQRESIAKANKIANPGCFASSIELALLPLAKAGLINQDVHVSAITGSTGAGQSLSNTSHFSWRNSNISVYKAFAHQHLKEIRQTVVALQAGFNSDINFIPYRGNFTRGIMANVYTPFEGKLEDAMELYSKFYESHPFTSVTSSNIDLKMVVNTNKCIIQLQKHGKQLLITSIIDNLTKGASGQAVQNMNLMFGLKETTGLGLKSVGF from the coding sequence ATGGACCCAATCAAGGTTGGAATTATTGGTGGTGCAGGTTACACCGGCGGCGAACTTTTAAGAATATTAATTTATCACCCAAATGTAGAAGTGGTATTTGTAAATTCTACAAGCCAAAATGGTAAAAAGGTTTGGGAGACGCATAAGGACTTATTTGGCAGTACAGATTTAGTATTTACAAATGAACAAAACTTTAAACTGGCTGATGTGCTTTTTCTTTGCTCTGGTCATGGTTTCTCTGTGAAGTTTTTCAAAGAGAATGCAGTTTCTTCTAAAATTAAGATAGTTGACCTCAGTGCCGATTTTAGAGACGAGAGCGATGATTTTGTTTATGGTCTGCCTGAGCTACAAAGAGAAAGTATTGCAAAGGCAAATAAAATTGCGAATCCAGGCTGCTTTGCTTCTAGTATTGAATTGGCACTTTTGCCACTTGCTAAAGCAGGGCTAATTAATCAGGATGTGCATGTTAGTGCAATTACGGGCTCTACTGGTGCTGGACAATCATTAAGTAATACTTCTCATTTTAGCTGGAGGAATAGTAACATTTCAGTTTACAAAGCTTTTGCTCATCAGCACTTAAAAGAGATTCGCCAAACTGTTGTTGCCCTTCAAGCAGGATTTAATTCTGATATCAATTTTATTCCATATCGAGGAAATTTCACTCGCGGTATAATGGCAAATGTATATACGCCTTTTGAAGGAAAGTTGGAAGATGCGATGGAGTTATATTCAAAGTTTTACGAGAGCCATCCTTTCACATCTGTGACGAGTTCCAATATTGACCTTAAAATGGTTGTGAACACCAATAAGTGTATTATTCAATTGCAAAAACATGGGAAGCAATTATTGATCACAAGTATTATTGATAATTTAACAAAAGGTGCCTCTGGGCAAGCAGTTCAAAATATGAATTTGATGTTTGGACTGAAAGAAACAACAGGACTAGGACTTAAATCTGTGGGATTTTAA
- a CDS encoding acetylornithine aminotransferase codes for MKPFNVYPLYDITPVKALGSTLWDDKGVEYLDLYGGHAVISIGHSHPHYVKAIQEQVARLGFYSNSVQIPQQIELAEKLGELCGMPEYDLFLANSGAEANENALKLASFHTGRKKIISFSKGFHGRTSAAVAVTDNPSIKAPINDDSHVVILPFNDVEAVKATIDNETCAVIVEGIQGVGGIQVATDEFMHAIRNACDEHGAVFIHDSVQCGYGRSGKFFTFQHSGVMPDIVSMAKGMGNGFPIGGILISPKFEAKYGMLGTTFGGNHLACAAAIAVVDVIKEEGLIANVTKLGEELIKELKTLPNIKEVRGQGLMIGIELNEPAKEIRSKLLFEDHLFTGVSGTHTIRLLPSLGVKKEELDRFVVALKKYL; via the coding sequence ATGAAACCATTCAACGTTTATCCTTTATACGACATTACTCCTGTAAAAGCTCTAGGTAGCACCCTTTGGGACGATAAAGGAGTAGAATACCTTGACCTTTATGGCGGCCATGCTGTAATCTCTATTGGTCATTCTCATCCTCATTATGTAAAAGCCATTCAAGAGCAAGTTGCTCGTTTAGGTTTTTACTCAAATAGTGTTCAGATTCCACAACAAATAGAACTAGCAGAAAAGCTTGGGGAGCTATGTGGAATGCCGGAGTATGACCTTTTTCTTGCAAACTCAGGAGCTGAGGCTAATGAAAATGCGTTGAAATTGGCTTCTTTCCATACGGGAAGAAAAAAAATCATATCGTTTAGTAAGGGTTTTCACGGAAGAACATCAGCGGCTGTTGCGGTTACAGATAATCCTTCAATCAAAGCTCCAATAAACGATGATTCGCATGTAGTGATTTTGCCGTTTAATGATGTGGAGGCTGTTAAGGCTACAATTGACAATGAAACATGTGCAGTTATTGTTGAAGGAATTCAGGGAGTAGGTGGAATTCAAGTAGCTACTGATGAATTCATGCATGCCATAAGAAATGCTTGTGACGAACATGGTGCTGTTTTCATCCACGATAGTGTGCAGTGTGGATATGGACGTTCAGGAAAATTTTTCACATTTCAGCATTCGGGTGTTATGCCAGATATTGTCTCTATGGCAAAGGGAATGGGTAATGGTTTTCCAATTGGTGGAATATTGATTTCTCCCAAATTTGAAGCTAAATATGGAATGTTGGGGACCACTTTTGGTGGAAATCACTTGGCTTGTGCAGCAGCAATAGCTGTCGTTGATGTGATTAAAGAAGAAGGTTTAATAGCCAATGTCACAAAACTCGGTGAAGAGTTAATTAAAGAGCTAAAAACTTTACCAAATATCAAAGAAGTAAGAGGGCAAGGCTTGATGATAGGGATTGAGCTGAATGAACCCGCTAAGGAAATTCGTTCGAAACTTCTATTTGAAGATCATCTTTTTACTGGAGTTTCAGGAACTCATACAATAAGATTACTTCCTAGCTTAGGAGTGAAAAAGGAAGAATTGGATCGCTTTGTGGTCGCTTTAAAGAAGTATTTATAA
- a CDS encoding Uncharacterized membrane protein YeaQ/YmgE, transglycosylase-associated protein family, whose product MGLFSWIFVGLIAGALGKLLIKEEPAMSWLQTLLLGIIGAGVGGYIGRFLGVGSVTGLNIGSIILATVGSALSLWIYVKYIK is encoded by the coding sequence ATGGGACTATTTTCTTGGATATTCGTTGGGCTGATTGCTGGTGCACTTGGCAAATTACTAATAAAAGAAGAACCAGCTATGAGTTGGCTTCAAACTTTACTTCTTGGCATCATTGGTGCTGGAGTTGGAGGCTATATTGGAAGGTTCTTGGGTGTTGGTAGCGTTACTGGCTTAAACATAGGCAGTATTATTTTGGCTACAGTTGGATCTGCCTTATCTCTTTGGATATACGTGAAGTATATCAAATAA
- a CDS encoding solute:Na+ symporter, SSS family has protein sequence MKFETLDYVIFVLYAVVILAIGLYVSRNKDGKEKSAEDYFLAGKSLPWWAIGASLIAANISAEQFIGMTGSGFAIGLAIASYEWMAAITLLIVGKYFLPIFIEKGLYTIPEFVEKRFSTNLKTILAIFWIALFVFVNLTTVLYLGSKAMDTIIGNGDGSLVMISIIGLAAFAAAYSLWGGLSAVAWTDVIQVVLLVIGGLITTAIALDHVSEGAGFFAGLKKIYEVVPEKFSMILEKGEILTPDGKDAWWDLPGIAVIVGGMWVANLYYWGFNQYIIQRTLAAKSLEESQKGIAFAAFLKLIIPLIVVVPGIVAYVMNLDPTGAMTTASADPSFVRPDGTFINDNAAPWLISSFVPTGLKGLVLAALAAAIVSSLASMLNSTSTIFTMDIYRPLINPNATDKQTVNVGRISGLVALLIAIVIAPLLGNLGQAFQFIQEYTGVVSPGILAVFICGLFVKKATNNGAIWGVILSVPIALYFKVAPNGWSDSSIFVNIPFMHQMGITAVLAIILTILISWIEGKGNDDSKAIQLTKGIFNTSPAFNISAIIVCLITAFLYAFFW, from the coding sequence ATGAAATTTGAAACTTTAGATTATGTCATTTTTGTACTTTATGCCGTGGTTATTTTGGCCATTGGACTTTATGTTTCCAGAAATAAAGATGGCAAAGAAAAAAGTGCTGAAGACTACTTTTTAGCCGGAAAATCACTCCCATGGTGGGCGATTGGAGCTTCATTAATTGCAGCAAACATTTCAGCAGAGCAATTTATCGGAATGACTGGCTCTGGGTTTGCAATTGGATTGGCCATTGCTTCTTACGAATGGATGGCAGCAATCACATTATTGATTGTTGGAAAATACTTTTTACCCATTTTTATAGAGAAAGGGCTTTATACAATTCCTGAGTTTGTAGAAAAAAGGTTTAGTACTAACCTTAAGACTATTTTAGCGATTTTTTGGATCGCTCTATTTGTGTTTGTTAACCTAACTACTGTATTGTACCTAGGCTCAAAAGCAATGGATACCATTATAGGTAATGGTGACGGCAGCCTTGTTATGATTAGCATCATTGGCTTAGCGGCTTTTGCTGCTGCATATTCACTGTGGGGAGGCTTATCAGCTGTCGCTTGGACAGATGTGATTCAAGTTGTTCTTTTGGTTATTGGAGGATTGATTACAACTGCAATTGCATTGGATCACGTATCTGAAGGTGCTGGCTTCTTCGCAGGTCTTAAAAAGATTTACGAAGTTGTTCCAGAGAAGTTTTCAATGATTCTAGAAAAAGGAGAAATATTAACTCCTGACGGAAAAGATGCATGGTGGGATTTACCCGGAATTGCAGTAATTGTAGGTGGAATGTGGGTTGCAAACCTATACTATTGGGGTTTCAACCAATACATTATCCAAAGAACTCTTGCGGCTAAGAGCCTAGAAGAATCGCAAAAAGGGATTGCATTCGCCGCTTTTTTGAAGTTGATTATTCCTCTTATCGTTGTTGTTCCTGGAATTGTTGCCTACGTTATGAATCTTGACCCAACTGGAGCAATGACAACAGCTTCTGCGGATCCAAGTTTTGTAAGACCCGATGGAACATTTATCAATGATAATGCAGCTCCTTGGTTGATTAGTTCTTTTGTACCAACAGGACTTAAGGGCTTGGTACTTGCTGCACTCGCTGCCGCTATTGTTTCTTCATTAGCCTCTATGCTTAACTCAACTTCAACGATCTTTACTATGGATATTTATCGTCCATTGATAAACCCAAATGCTACTGATAAACAAACCGTAAATGTTGGAAGAATTTCTGGCTTGGTGGCATTACTTATCGCTATCGTTATTGCACCGCTGCTAGGAAACCTAGGGCAAGCCTTTCAATTTATTCAAGAGTACACTGGAGTTGTAAGTCCAGGCATATTGGCCGTATTTATTTGTGGTTTATTTGTAAAAAAAGCAACCAACAACGGTGCAATCTGGGGGGTAATTTTATCTGTGCCAATTGCTCTTTACTTTAAAGTAGCACCTAATGGATGGTCAGATTCAAGTATTTTCGTGAATATTCCTTTTATGCATCAAATGGGAATCACCGCTGTTTTAGCGATAATATTGACTATTCTTATAAGCTGGATTGAAGGCAAAGGAAATGATGATTCTAAGGCGATACAGCTAACGAAGGGTATTTTCAATACCTCCCCTGCGTTCAACATCAGTGCAATTATTGTTTGTTTAATCACAGCGTTTTTATACGCTTTTTTCTGGTAA
- a CDS encoding Uncharacterized conserved protein YdiU, UPF0061 family, with product MSINMELRIKDTFNKELPADPILENSRRQVKKACFSFVSPKIPSNPKLIHVSNEMANEIGLNDSDIKSDEFLAYFSGLKTIPNSRPYAMCYGGHQFGNWAGQLGDGRAINLAEVEHKHKHWALQLKGAGATPYSRTADGLAVLRSSIREHLCSEAMFHLGVPTTRSLSLALTGDQVLRDVLYDGNPAYEKGAVVCRVAPSFIRFGNFEIFSSREDAQTLKQLTDFTIKHFYQEINQEGKDKYLAFFQKVVSRSMKMVLDWQRVGFVHGVMNTDNMSILGLTIDYGPYGWMEDYDPSWTPNTTDRQNRRYRFGNQPRIVLWNLVKLANALYPLVEEAKPFEEILEQYQVDFQTGFLEMMRSKLGLKSQLEKDQELIDQLDDVLRLIETDMTIFFRLLSSVEASTANPLEVINEAFYKPEELDSKVLEKWEFWMNSYQERLLKEGQPAEERIELMRKNNPKYVLRNYMAQLAIDKADEGDYSLIAELHEMLKKPYDDQIEYQKWFAKRPDWARVKVGCSMLSCSS from the coding sequence ATGTCTATTAATATGGAACTTAGAATTAAAGATACTTTTAATAAGGAATTACCCGCTGATCCTATTTTAGAAAACTCAAGAAGGCAAGTAAAAAAAGCTTGTTTCTCTTTTGTTTCTCCGAAAATACCCTCCAATCCGAAATTAATTCATGTTTCGAATGAAATGGCGAATGAGATTGGCCTGAATGACAGTGATATTAAATCAGATGAATTTCTAGCTTATTTCTCTGGGTTAAAAACCATCCCAAATTCAAGACCCTATGCAATGTGCTATGGTGGGCATCAATTTGGGAACTGGGCTGGGCAGCTAGGTGATGGAAGAGCGATTAATTTAGCTGAGGTCGAGCATAAGCATAAACATTGGGCTTTACAATTGAAAGGGGCAGGGGCAACGCCATATTCACGTACTGCTGATGGCTTAGCCGTTTTGCGGTCTTCAATAAGGGAGCATTTATGTAGCGAGGCAATGTTCCATTTAGGGGTTCCTACAACACGTTCATTGTCTTTAGCACTAACGGGTGACCAAGTACTCCGAGATGTCTTATATGATGGCAATCCGGCGTACGAGAAAGGTGCAGTGGTTTGTAGAGTAGCCCCTTCTTTTATTCGCTTTGGTAATTTTGAAATTTTCTCGTCTAGAGAAGATGCTCAAACATTAAAACAGCTTACAGATTTTACAATTAAACACTTTTATCAAGAGATAAATCAAGAAGGGAAGGATAAATATTTGGCATTTTTTCAGAAAGTTGTAAGTAGAAGTATGAAAATGGTGCTCGACTGGCAAAGGGTTGGTTTTGTACACGGTGTGATGAATACAGACAATATGTCGATCCTGGGTTTAACTATTGATTATGGCCCTTATGGTTGGATGGAGGATTATGATCCTTCTTGGACTCCGAATACTACAGATAGGCAAAATAGGCGTTATCGCTTCGGAAATCAACCTAGGATTGTACTTTGGAATTTGGTGAAATTGGCCAATGCACTTTATCCTTTGGTAGAAGAAGCTAAGCCATTTGAAGAAATACTGGAACAGTATCAAGTAGACTTTCAAACCGGATTCTTGGAAATGATGCGATCAAAGCTGGGGCTAAAAAGTCAACTTGAAAAAGATCAAGAGTTGATTGATCAATTGGATGATGTCTTGCGGTTAATAGAAACGGACATGACTATTTTCTTTCGCCTTTTAAGTAGTGTGGAGGCATCTACAGCGAATCCACTTGAAGTCATTAATGAAGCATTTTATAAGCCTGAAGAGTTAGATAGCAAAGTGCTTGAAAAATGGGAGTTCTGGATGAATTCATACCAAGAGAGGCTTTTGAAAGAGGGCCAGCCTGCTGAAGAACGAATAGAGTTGATGAGGAAGAATAACCCCAAATATGTACTTAGAAACTATATGGCACAACTAGCCATTGACAAGGCTGACGAAGGCGATTATAGCTTAATAGCTGAGTTACACGAAATGCTAAAAAAGCCGTATGACGATCAAATTGAATATCAAAAATGGTTTGCCAAAAGACCAGATTGGGCAAGAGTAAAAGTGGGTTGTTCTATGCTTTCTTGTAGTTCTTAA